A genome region from Lytechinus pictus isolate F3 Inbred chromosome 16, Lp3.0, whole genome shotgun sequence includes the following:
- the LOC129279274 gene encoding uncharacterized protein LOC129279274, translating to MEGADWKLVRLFLWVVPRTVSTALTKCLSAIDGMKVWFECFTTCSTARKQYQLVTGENLPMEYKGNEEKARHAADILQPLLGGGTVQPDQLMYGNVKRKIESSASKCVLVKEGYFAFPDEKSRDYLPAGFKHVFLIRDPYKVLTSYKKAMTIHLLKTGLLTSESAKTFNLEKDDPVLNAGEFFRGIHDIWKYIRGNVDPNAVVINTDDLLAEPAEVLKKFCNLTGLPYSDSLLQWESSLDFKASKDGFDTFYETANSSSGFLPPKPTPCRDSGARCHQAC from the exons ATGGAAGGTGCAGATTGGAAACTTGTTCGCTTGTTCTTGTGGGTTGTTCCAAGAACCGTCTCTACGGCTTTGACTAAATGTCTGAGTGCCATCGATGGTATGAAAGTCTGGTTTGAATGCTTCACAACCTGCAGCACAGCCAGGAAGCAATATCAGCTAGTTACTGGTGAAAATTTGCCAATGGAGTATAAAGGAAATGAAGAGAAGGCTCGGCATGCAGCGGATATCCTTCAGCCGTTGCTCGGAGGCGGCACAGTTCAACCAGACCAATTGAT GTATGGCAATGTGAAACGGAAAATTGAATCGTCCGCAAGTAAATGCGTATTGGTTAAGGAGGGCTACTTCGCTTTTCCTGATGAGAAATCAAGAGATTACTTGCCAGCAGGTTTTAAACATGTCTTCCTAATTCGAGATCCGTACAAAGTTTTGACCTCCTACAAGAAAGCGATGACCATCCATCTGCTGAAAACCGGTTTGTTGACTAGTGAATCTGCGAAGACATTTAATCTGGAAAAGGATGATCCTGTCTTAAATGCCGGTGAGTTCTTTAGAGGCATTCATGATATCTGGAAGTATATTCGTGGCAACGTGGATCCCAACGCGGTCGTCATCAACACTGATGATCTGTTGGCCGAACCTGCTGAGGTGCTGAAGAAGTTCTGTAACCTAACCGGTCTTCCGTACAGTGATTCCCTTCTTCAATGGGAATCCTCTCTAGATTTTAAGGCATCGAAAGATGGCTTTGACACCTTCTATGAAACGGCAAATAGCTCAAGTGGTTTTCTACCACCTAAGCCAACTCCGTGTAGGGACAGTGGCGCCAGATGTCATCAAGCTTGCTGA